The genomic stretch ACTGGCCCATCACCTAGTCAGGCTTcccaagaattctttgaggggGAAAAGATTCAACAATACGTCGCTGAAGTAGAAGATATTGCAGAAAGACTGAAGGTTTCTATTGGTAACGCACCTGCATTTCAAGAGGTAGACCGTGAGTCCTCAAAAAAAGATGACGAAATTGATGCATCTACGTGTCAAATAAGTGAAGTGCTGTCTAATCTAGCTAATGATAGGGATGACAGGGTTGGTAAGCCCCGCGCTGATAAGCATGGAGAGTCGGACAAAGCTGACGCGCCTATGAAATCAGTTGCAATGTCATGGTCACAGAgtatggaggaagtgggaggtaCTACATTAGATTCTATAGGAGTGGTAGATGATAGCCTAGGGTTAGAGGATCAAGATTTTCACAGCCCGGTCCAAACGGAAAGAGAGTTGTTGTTAGAGGCGAAGTACACAAAGGAGAAAATCGACATAGCTATCAGGGGGTCAGAGGCAGCTGAAACTGAGCTTGTACAAGTTGATGAGGTGCATGACCAAGTACATGGAACGGGAATGAAAGGAACTCTTAGAAGTTTGTTAGACGATCAACTAGAGGAGAGCGAAGAAATTGCGGTTAACGATCAACTGTCAGAGGAGAAGGAAAAATCTGCGGTTTCAGCGACGCCAATGGATACACAACAATTACTGGAGTGTATGCATTCCACTGTTGAAATGAATGAAGCTTTACGTAGACCTCTAGCGGCCGGGAGTGGTCCTGTTGCCGAGGTAATTCTTTGTGAAACTGTACTAATTATGTGTAACTCTTATGCCATTTGTTATAACTTCGGTTTATTTTTTAATAACTATTAGTGCTTTAAATTTCAACTTCAGCTAACAATATGTACAACTCTAGTAATTTTGATTGAAACTTATAATTAGGTGTATGAGTTATGCCAATCTGTATAACTTCAACGATCATTATGTATAACCCTTCGCCATTTATGTATAACTTCATCTCAAATTGGTACTTTTATAATATGTGTAACTCTAATGCTTTGTTTCTGTAACTCTTAGACCTCTTTGTATAACTTTTATTGTTCAATCTGTAACTTCTATTACAAATAGCATGGTGTTTAATTTTTCTTGTTTaattttgtttgttttcattCAGGTCACTGTACAAAAGGCCGCAATTGAAAATGTGGAAAAATAATCTGTCAACGTGGGTGAAAATGTAGTTGCTATTGATGGTGTGAAGGTCAACCCGGGGGATCAGTCAACGGAATGGAGTGCGTCTGATATCCCTTTGACTTTCATCAGCACGACAGATTTGAATGAGGCATTGGCAGGAGTTGAAGAGCTCAGGAGTAGTGTGGACAAAGAAGTAGGGCTAGTGGATAACATTCTAGAGGGGAGCCGGTAGCTCCACCTCCCCCCATTTATGTGCCGCGCagtgacatgatccaccatcctttaTTACTTCATTCAACTATCTCCCTTCCGTGTATGGACGTTGCACccgagaacctaggttgttcATATCCTTGGGGGGAACCTGAGCCTGACCAGCACGTATGCTCACAGTTGTTGCGATTTAATAAAAACGGTTTAAGACAGTTTTCAGTGTGAGGAAGGATttaatggattatgtctttgatcaattccacAACTATAAGCCAGTGTAAGTAAAAGACAAGTTTTCGTAGATTTCAATATGACACTTCAAGAGATCATGAACAATACTTGCTTTGTTGCTAATTggctaatcctttgtagggaagCATTGGTCACATATAACAAGCCATATTGCATACCTCGTGAGGATCTCCAGATGTTGATGCCCGAAGTTCAGGTCATGAACAATGTCATGGACTGCTGGTCTATACTACTCAATCAGCTTATGTCCGAGAACACCGCACCTGTTGCAAGTTCCCGATGTTTCTTTGGGCTGggtcacgctgtaagtgtgctcCGAACTAAGCAAGTAATTTGTGACTATATGTAAGTAACTTCTGATCTAGTCTGATAACCCGTCTATCATTTTAATAGGAACTTGCAATTGCAATTTGGGATGGCCTAAAAAAAACAAGGTTGTTGATCATTCTGAATCATTTCGTGGCGTGTGGGACCTATGGCAAGAGGCGTGATttagtccattccaactggactctgATATGGTGAGTTCATTTATCAATTTATATAACTTTATCAGCTGAAGTTACACATTTCCatattggagttatacattcattgattAGGACTTACACATATGGAGCCTGAAGTTAGTCATCTAATTAGTAGAATTTtgcataaaacttgtaaatttcgTCACTATAACTTCAATGTTTTTTGTTGCAACTCCATTTCACAAAAACTGTAACTTCTAACACGTTATGTGAAACTCCAGTTATATTATGCATAACTCTTACCACTTTTGTATGACTTCAGATAACagtattgtataactccagttaaTGATTGTGAAACGTCTAATTATGTGCAACTCTTTTACCTTTATGTTTAACTTCAAaaaatattttgtataactcttagacTTTTCAGTATAATTTCAGCTTATATTATGTATAACTCAAGTAATGGATTGCCCTGCTTGTATGACATCAACTAATCCTGTGTTGCATTTTTTTAGGTTTTCGTCCCGGTAAGCACTGTCAATAATGGACATTattcttgcatttgcataaatttcggCTCTGAGCTgatcgagtaccttgataatcgttcttacgaCGACGATCTTCTGACGTTACCATATGCAGGGATCGCGCGTATTACTGTAAGATTTATTTAATTGATGATTAATTTAATTTTTCCCGTGGTTTTGTTAAATGGTCTTCTCTTTAAACGCCTTGCTTAACTTTTGCCAGGCTGATGAGATGGGAAAGTATATGGTCTCCAAAGGGATTGACAAAGGGAAGAAAGTTCAAGGATTTAAATTTGTAAACATGAACTTCAACTAGCATGGAGTAGGGTTTTATGAGAATGACTGTGGTGtttacgtcatggttcatatgttaCTTTATCGTGGAGAGCTATTTGAATGTACCTTAGGGACAAAGGATAGCAATAACCTCATGCGCACAGAAATTGCTGCcacccttgtcctcagtgacattaacaAGGAGAGGGAAGACGTATTATGTAGGATATCATATTTTAAGGCGGTCAAAGACGGTGAACTGGCGAGCATTATTGAGGCACAGCAGGTGCCCGGtaacacaagtggaaggaagagaggtgttgAATCCGACGGAGGGAACAATACTGCAAAACGCCCTTCCTCGAATGTTAGTTCATCCTATAAaactccaccttccaaagtagctCTGGGTCGGACGCCGTCTAGTCGGGCCCCTTCAGCTATTAATAGTCGCTCCCATGGTAAGGGCGATGGACTTGGTTGCACCACGTTCTGCGGGGAACAGGACCCCGAACTTCCAGTGGTCTCCAAGATGCTCAGGCTAAACAAGTTGTTAATCAAGGGtatcccggtgtatcgcaaacaagtgaTAGATCACTGCTTCCTTGATGACTACAATTTTGAAAATTGGTAAGCTGCCTGAACCTTGCCTCAATGATTTACAGTTGATCAATTTAATGAAGCTTATATTATATGTCTAAAACACACAGAACCACTTGAATTCTGTGTCATGCTTTGTAACTTCAACTatgaaatgtataactttaccaactaaagttatacatatcgttaatggagttacacatCCTTCTTGCAGTTATACATTTCCTCACTGTAGTTTATCAGTCATTTAAATAGCAGTTACATTTCCATTTAGTAGAAATTTTATCCTGATTGATTAACACCTGTTGTCTTAACCACAGTGAACGACTGGTGTACTATGCTCGTCATGCAAGGATTAATAGGTTGCAAATACTGTCCATGCTacctgagacgccaatggatgattCAATGATTGAGTTTTGGTCCACGTTGCTTAATCGTTTGGAGAATGAGGAGAGCGAGTTTTCAAGGATGTAATTTTTCGGTATCGGTCATATGGTATGATTGTAATCACTCCTTTACCTTGGTTTAATAACTATGCATGTGTATCTTCAATGGGTATGATATGGATAACTTGGACAGTGGAATATAAAACTAATGTTATACATATCCTTTATGGAGTTATATATTCATTAACGAGAAGTTATACATTCCCAGTATGAAGTTAGTCATCCTTCAATATAACTTCACTGCTTTTCTCATACATGTACTTCTACCTGAACAGGAAACAATCTTGGAGTCTGTACGAAACCCTAAACAAAAAACACATAACACCGAAAAGTTGTACACAGTGTGGGAAGTTTTTAGACAAGACATGAATCTGAGTTCAGCTTGAACGCagatttaatcttcgtacccattaagattgaagcccattatgctTGTGCatgtatcaactttaattcacGTACGATTGATCTCCTTGACAATAAGTACTACCCTAATGCGGAGAGgtcggagatatgcaaagcgtGTCATATAATTGTAAGTGGAGGTGAAATGTTATTACGTTCAACTTAACAATTTGGTTTCTGCTTTACAATTACTCTGATAACTTTTGTTGTTTGTGCCAGGCGAGCCACATAAGCGACAATTTGGAATCTAGAGACGAGGACAGAGGGAAATTCATACCGGAGTTCCAATTTCGTCAAGTTCAGTTTCCTTGGCAGAAGCAAACAATCAACGACACGGAGTCTGGCTTGTTCacaatgatgcacatgttaatgtacgaaGGTGATACTTTTCGTCATGTGGATCTTGAGAGGAAGGTGAACTATCGGTATTTGGTTATCCAGATGGTAGTGACCCTTGTGCTAGCTGACATGAACGTCATAGGGAAAGGAATTTTGAACAGGGTCAACAGTTTCATAGGTGAGAAAGATCAGATCCTGAAGCAAGTAGAAGCCAGTTGAAAATTAACAACATATTGGCCAAAAAACCTGCCAAAAAATAGAATGTTTTTCTATTAATTTTGTAGTCTCTCTTTTGTAACTCTAGTCTGTTGTGAAGAAACTCCTTAAAAACCTAGGTAACTTTTTGTGAATAGATTGTTATTATTTCATGTTGGCctgttttaattaaaataaaagttatacaaaatcgTGTTAAAGTTACACATAATTTGAGATCAAGTTGTGCATAATGGCCAAAGAGTTATAGATAGTAGGCACTGGAAAAATTATGAGGGAAGTTAagtgaagttatacaaaaaaaggctaagagttatacataataGGCACTGGATTTTGCAAGATATCCTAATAATCATATAAATGGCCATTCTAACGTTAACTTGAAGTTGTATATTATATAACTGAAGTCATACAATCTATAAGTTGAAGTTACAAAATTAATACACCTCAACTAACTAACTCCAGTGCATATTACATCATTTCAGTGCAACTTCCATTCAAAATAGATAAAAGCTAGCTACTTAATACAccttccgtctcaccagattctttaccttttaaagaaaaagagtgtaaataatttgttgagacagAGGTATTTCTCTATTGCCAACTACTACATTCTGTTATGTTtcccctcttcttcttcttcttcttcttcttcttcttcttcttcttcttcttcttcttcttcttcttcttcttcttcttcttcttcttcttcttcttcttcttcttcttcttcttcttcttcttcttcttcttcttcctcctcttcctcttcctcttcctcttcctcttcctcttcttcttcttcttctacttcaGATGCTGGTGATGATGGTAGATGCTTTGAAAATGGGTTAGGGTAGTTCCGTTTATcatggtgtgccatttgtttgcagttattacacatgcgctttggtTTACTAGCTAAGGCAATGGCTTTAGTcttagctgacaccattcttttaccgctgcctttgtttttggattgttttggtggaagtattgttaaCCCTTCACTGGCGGGGCAACCAAGAATTTGCTCCAATTCCTGTTGCTTAGTTAAACTTTCTTACACGGTAAAAATTTCTCCTTGAATTCTTTAATTAAGGAGtttaagttcacaacttcagtcacaTTCATGCCACGATGTAAACCAATGGTctcatgaacttctgaccacaacttcaccatctcAACTTCTTTTCCATCAACGCTACTATTTACATGCGTTAGTTCACTATCACAGGCTGATAATCTGAATTGAAGTGCATCCTTTGTCCATCTTGAAGCAACGTAATCATCTGGTATTGTCTTCTTGCCGTTAGCCAACAAAATCCGTACTATATGTCGGCATAGAATTCCCTTCCTTTCAAAAATTCTACAGGTGCACCGTACCGCAAGTGTCCCTGAAATCAATTTAAATTAACAAGTTTCTGACAACTAAATAACTTCTTTATCCACTGAGTATAACTCTAGAACAATATCATACAACTTCAGCCATTTACTCCATATTTCATTACATGACAAATGTATAACTTCTCTGTTCAGACAGTGTAACTTTAGAATGATATTAACCAACTTTAGTCAACTACTACATAGATAAATATTATGCCAAATGTATAACTTCTTTGTTCGAACAATGTAACTCTAGCAATATATCGTGTAACTTCAGTTATTTGCTGTATATTTCATAACTTTTAACAAAAGCTTTATTAttacctgggttgtactctacgttgaaacttcTCTCTCTGTAGGAATCCTTGATGACAGTCACGTCAAGTCCATTGACTTCAGAATAACCCCCGGTCCTACATGTATCGATCGAGCTAATGACCTCTTGttgaaattccttgaaaacctcacgggtatacACTTTTGATGCGTATTCCTCTATGGCTAAATGCGTTCCAATTTTtggtgttgagtgtcggttttcatggtcaagcctcttctgcgtatgccgttgatggtccatagcgctttcaaaacgcatccaaaaatcaactaacgtacctgacttctactcaaacttcttaaaaaaactattaatgctctctgatctatgtgttgtcctcattacaccgcccatgttcaagtccctgcaatgcgCCACACCCACTGGCTCCTTTTATTGTATGCTTCTGTAAACCACTCTTtgttcacaagaccatgcgcttccattatttcCGTCGACCTAGCGTCAAAGTCGACTGCTTCTAGGTTGTCGTACCATATAATATCGTTCATTTTCTGAAGGAACTGCTTATAAccctcccttgtcaccccgaacTTCACTGGCACCTTGTTCaatatatgccacatgcaaaaccggtggcgtgcagtcttgaaggcaaggggCACGGCCTTAATAATCCCTGCATCCAGATCTGTTATAATGTACTGGGGCTCCTTTCCccccatagcattcaaaaacctgGTGAAAACCCACTAGAATGATTCATGGTCTTCATAGGCAATCAACGCCCAACAAAATGTTACTGATCGCTTACGGTGATCTACACCAGTGAATGGTGTAAAAGTCATATCATACTTGTTCGTCGAGTATGTTGGGTCATACGATACTGCATCTCCAAATaccgagtagttccttctagccgTTCTGTTAGCCCAGATTGCCCTACGAAGGCtattatccttgtcaacttcataatcaaaataaaaccccgaCCTATTTTctgccatattcttgaaccgaTCTATGAACAATTGACTGTGCCGTTCATGGAAGAAGCATTTCACATCTctgtggaagttcttaaaatcagttaacGTAGCATCAATGTTCTCGAACCCATTTACGTgttccttacacatgttgtacgtccttgttgctcctatcctcaactgcaaTGGAAAATACATCCTGATTAGTGCTGACTAATAATCAAAACTTCAGTGAATGCTCGACAAAAATTTCTTATCTATAACTCTTAGACATTTCTGTATAACTTCATAAAACAGTATGCATAACTCCATTCATGGATTGTGaaacttcttattatttattaCTCTAAAATCTTAATGTATAACTTCACTTGTGATTACGTATAACTATTACAACTTTCTATATAACTCTAAACAACAGTAAGTAAAACTTGAGCCAACATTATGTACAACTCCAGTATTTATTTATGTATAACTCTAAGATTTTGATGTATAATTCTTACAACTTTTTATATAACTCTAGATTGTTATAAATAATTAGAAGTTTCACAATCCATTAATGGAGTGTTACATAAATTTGGCTGAAGTTATACATACTGTTGTACAGAAGGGtctaagagttatacataataTTTTTAAAAGTTATACAGAAGGGTGTAAGAGGTACACATAAATTTGGCTGAAGTTTTACAAAAGGGTATAATATTTTTAAAAGTTATACAGAAGGGTCTAAGAGTTATACTAAATATTAGAAGAAGTTGTACAGACTGTTGCAATATTTATGTAAAACTCCAGTAATGGATTATGAACCTTCTAATTATTAATAACTCTAAGATCTTGGTGTACAACTTTAAAGTACACTATGTATAACTCTTCCACATTTATGTATAACATCAACTAATCCTGTAGGTCATTCAATTACTGGAGTTTTGATTAATAGTTgactaacccttgagttgtagATTATCAGGTACTTGTGAACatcttctatgttccgcgacatcttttgaaactaACGATCCTCAATAGATACacgtgggatttatctgtatgcatccctttaactttaaggattataacgaatatattgtgatgataactagtcataaaataaattgcataaacaaaaatcatagatgaataagaaataaccttcggtcctagcaaaatcggcctaagaacaatatcgcaatgatattcacctatcacttgcacccaagacgatatgagatatgcccttgcttcttgctagaatcgatccctaaatttttctgtaaaattgcttagggttttcggttttgtgtttttagatgagaggcaagaataggtTAGAATTAGGTTAGGAAAAATAATCTCCCCTCTCCCTTATAACCGTGTATTAGGGTGAATTAGGGtgatttttttccttttccaAAATCTCGGCCCATACATCCGAAATAGGCATATCAGTCTATCGACTgacacacccggtcgatcgaccatatataaaatgtattatttataaattgtcatttatatcattccgtattaataagtctacacacaacagcttgcagtggatttattaatgccggtctatgacaatatcgtataatatatactttaacttgctaaataaatataactgattacatttaattacgaattaacatattaattcgtccaaactaacattatatacattaattaaatataacttattatattcaatttacgaattgacagttaattcgtctcagctaatattatttaatcggcattaaataatcgtctcatcaacacattgactaactgtttagtcatataagacatcaatgtgattacatttccataaccacatctctcaaacacgtcctttaggtgtgacctatagggaccagttgatcaccgccattagtatgataataacgtcaaactttctagcaagccaaccgttattaggtaatcgttaatcaactgataaaatacgaagtatacccttgtgaacctttaagatatttacaaatgttatcacactaatttgtggaggacacaagctccaacaaactcccacttgtcctcacaagtgtatgtgcgataactgattctcatatcctaaaatttctcccactcaatgtaaaacaatttgcaaaatcagtattcacaaaggtcttattttacaagtgatctgtatcaagagtggtttccccgactagagagtaacttaactgataaacgaatcatcattcgagcatggccatgcatttcagttacaactcctcgagtggccctgagaaataactatacctgataaaggttggatattttcctcaactcgaatcctgcagatgtaagcaaagtatgaaatgacccagaaaaaatctacttagcctccagttacggcagaccgtgagaaagaaaccaaagtcacccaaaaactgccttaatctcaagagacagtcgatagtcaaaagaatcgactctaggaacacaatggatgtcctatccacgacctggcaccgaatgtttttaaacatttaggactccattacgttgtcacaaaaatttgtcctacgaggtatcgttataatctcgcatctgtgatcgatcagtcaaccgtttgacttatggctcgttgaacccaccatcaatcgactgcataatataatagccagagttatcagctcattaaggcgattacggaccaaaacaaatataatgtaattcagttcactttgtggcgttcaatgttgtcgatacaatccacatgaaaaacaaaatattataaaaacgatgaagttataaatagtatatgaaaaagataatgtatcaaatccataatcaactactacaactcaggaacacgtttaattcccatggaaataacgtgcccttcatgcttatcaaaattcaacggtttagtgagagggtccgcgatgttatcatccgaagctatcttctcaatcactatctcttcttgctccacgtaatcacggatcaggtgagctttccgatgtacatgtctagatttgttgctagactttggctccttagcctggaagatggcacctctattgtcacaatagatggtgatcgggtcattcgaactaggaactatcgtaagtccttctAAGAATTGACACATCCATATCGCTTctttagctgcttccgaagcggcatagtacttggattcagtggtagaatctgctacaacactctgtttggaactcttccagctgaccgcagcaccattaagagtgaagacgaacccggactaacattttgagtcatctcgatccgtttggaagctagcatatgcgtaaccgattgcgcatagcttaatatcgcctccataagtcaataccctatccttagtcctccgtaggtacttgaggatatttttaacagctatccagtgtgtttcacctggattcttttggtaccgactcgtcatactctatgcatatgccacgtctagatgtgtacatatcatggcatacatgattgatcctcttgcagatgcataaggaacacgactcatgcgctcaatcccttcaggcgtcgtgggtgactgagacttgctcaactgcatctcaGATGTCATTGGAAGGttacccttcttggagttggtcatgctgaacttctcaagaatcttatccaaataagactcctgactaagtgataacgtccgtcgtgatctatctaggtagatacggattcccaaaatgcgttgtgcctcacccagatctttcatctggaaatggttcttcaaccattctttaaccgaagataggagtggaatgtcattcccaatcaagagtatgtcatcgacatacaatatcaagaaaacaatcttgctcccactcgacttgatatataagcatggttcctcgaccgatcgagtgaaaccatactcttttatcacctggtcgaaacgatgattccaactccgagaagcttgcttaagtccataaatggagcgcttaagcttgcatactttcatAGGATGTtaaggatctatgaaaccttcgggttgcaccatgtacaactcttcctccaaataaccgtttaagaaggtggttttcacatccatttgccaaatttcatagtcatgaaatgcggcaatcgctaagattatccgaatggattgtaacatgactacaggtgcaaaaatttcatcataatgcaatccgtgcacttaagtgaaaccttttgccactagtcgtgccttataggtatctggttgcgcgtctacataatgctttattttgtaaagccatttgcactgtagaggttttaccttattaggtaaatcaacgagatcccatacgtcattctcatacatgcagtctatctcggattgcatggcttcgagccatagctttgagtcggaacatgccataacacctttataggtagtgggttcattactctctaggagtaaaacgtcattctcctcgatcataccaatgtatctgtccggaggatgagagactctacccgaccttctaggttcctcaggaatattaaccgtatcatcagttggaggaacaacttcctccatctattcctcggttgttggttctggaatctccgacagctcgaaggttctattacttgtcttgttctcgagaaattctttctctaagaacgtcgcactagccgcaacaaaaactcgatgttcggtaggcgaatagaagtaatgaccaaatgttccttttggataacctttaaagtatgtcttgaccgatcgcgggccgagcttatcctcgtgtctccacttgacataagcctcacaaccccaaacccgaataaaggacaagttagggaccgttcccttccacatttcatatggagtcttgtcgacaactttagtcggacttcggttaagtataagagcagctgacaaaagagcaaaaccccataatgaatcaggcactaccgtgtgactcatcatggatcgaaccatatcaagtaaggttcaatttctccgtt from Silene latifolia isolate original U9 population chromosome 2, ASM4854445v1, whole genome shotgun sequence encodes the following:
- the LOC141640909 gene encoding protein FAR1-RELATED SEQUENCE 5-like, whose amino-acid sequence is MSRNIEDVHKYLIIYNSRLRIGATRTYNMCKEHVNGFENIDATLTDFKNFHRDVKCFFHERHSQLFIDRFKNMAENRSGFYFDYEVDKDNSLRRAIWANRTARRNYSVFGDAVSYDPTYSTNKYDMTFTPFTGVDHRKRSVTFCWALIAYEDHESF
- the LOC141640908 gene encoding protein FAR-RED IMPAIRED RESPONSE 1-like translates to MGGKEPQYIITDLDAGIIKAVPLAFKTARHRFCMWHILNKVPVKFGVTREGYKQFLQKMNDIIWYDNLEAVDFDARSTEIMEAHGLVNKEWFTEAYNKRSQTGGYSEVNGLDVTVIKDSYRERSFNVEYNPGTLAVRCTCRIFERKGILCRHIVRILLANGKKTIPDDYVASRWTKDALQFRLSACDSELTHVNSSVDGKEVEMVKLWSEVHETIGLHRGMNVTEVVNLNSLIKEFKEKFLPCKKV